In Falco biarmicus isolate bFalBia1 chromosome 5, bFalBia1.pri, whole genome shotgun sequence, a single genomic region encodes these proteins:
- the RXYLT1 gene encoding ribitol-5-phosphate xylosyltransferase 1 isoform X3, with amino-acid sequence MLRDPRSYLCNFLGTVYKNSSRENLMEILKQDGLDKLCWIAAREQWQPQETNESFKNYQDALLQSDLTLCPVGINTECYRIYEACSYGSLPVIEDVMTSGDCGNSSVYHSAPLQLLKTMGAPFIFIKNWKELPAVLEKEKKMSLQEKIQRRKKLIEWYRNFKAWMRQKFINTLENSFLPSDKG; translated from the exons ATGCTACGCGATCCAAGATCATATCTGTGTAATTTCTTAGGAACAGTTTATAAGAACTCTTCTAGGGAAAACCTAATGGAAATTCTGAAACAGGATGGGCTTGACAAACTTTGCTGGATTGCAGCCAGAGAACA GTGGCAGCCtcaagaaacaaatgaaagttTCAAAAACTATCAAGATGCCTTGCTGCAGAGTGATTTGACATTGTGCCCAGTGGGAATAAATACAGAATGCTACAGAATTTATGAAGCTTGTTCATATGGATCTCTACCTGTTATAGAAGATGTAATGACATCGGGTGATTGTGGAAATTCATCAGTGTACCACAGTGCTCCATTACAATTATTAAAAACCATGGGGGCTCCATTTATCTTTATTAAAAACTGGAAAGAGCTTCCTGCTgttctagagaaagaaaaaaaaatgagcttaCAAGAAAAGattcaaaggaggaaaaagcttATAGAATGGTATCGGAACTTCAAAGCATGGATGAGACAGAAATTCATTAATACCTTGGAAAATTCATTTTTGCCCAGTGATAAAGGATAA